The Manis javanica isolate MJ-LG chromosome 14, MJ_LKY, whole genome shotgun sequence genomic interval taagacaggcacagttgcagggggccatcaggtgagaaactggagatcaacagaggtgaggcttagaaccatCCCCTACCCCCCCGcacccccgttctgagagaaatctgctgcattcgtggatgttttattgcccttgtctagcttggattaatacatagtctacaggcacacacctgatcatctacatttgctctcttgcaacactaaactatgttttctacctttatcttgcatctacctaccaattcagtattttattaaaaataataataataaagaaagaaatgtggtatccacatataaatcaagtataaaaatcaaacgaatattcatatttgaactgactgtttatagttcataatgcatgatcaaaaccaaatgtttctgtgatgactgcccttgtactattcaccatgtaacttattcattatctaagaatttgttctccttgtaagaacttgttcattatgcttcagaagattggagactgacgaaaattaggcttggggtgcattaatgattatacattgagcattgagccccctatacagaattttattgttgttaacaaccatttgatcaataaataggagagatgccctcacacacaaaaaaaaagagcCACAATCAATGAGGGTTAGAGTAAGCACAGTCATGTAGTATGTTttcacaatgtaatattatttttatactatatTAAATGATTTAAGTGGAGACATTTTCAACCTTGTAAAACCCAAATATGTGCCCAGAATGGCATAAAAATAGCAATTAAGTTACATTCATTGTAGGTGCCATACATTTAAACACTTTGAAGTTAATAAATCCATGAAATGagcaccaagaaaaataaaatattgttaacaCCCTAACTCCTCTCATCTTATCttagatttgttttcctttattttatattccgtATGAATTTATTACATAatgttatttttctgtctggtttcttttactcaAAACTATGTTGATAATTGAACCATTATGAGGTACAGTAATAGATCTTGTCTAGTAGGTGAATAGTACTGTATTGTACAAGTGTTGCACATATCATCCATTGATAttgacatttctgttgttttatattCTTGGTTTAACAAATATGGCTGCCATAAAGATAATTGTATGAGCCATGGATGCACACATTTATAACTTCTATATTTGCAAAAATTCCTTGGACACAGGAATACATgtaaagaatcagaaaatattaagaaattgtGCCTAGGTATAAAGCTGACTTGAGCTGATGAGTGACCCATTTGGACACACATTTTTGGAATTATCAACTTTTCTATTGTGATAgggctgtaatttttttcttatgatagcttcaatttgcatttcccacaaTACTAATAATGTTAAGACAACTTTCTTAACACTTACTGTCCTTCTAGAACTGATTGTTGGAGTATTTTGACcacttttttgtctgttttgcatAAATGCTTTTGAAATATTCAACTGAATGCAAATGTACAGccactaaaatttatttcttaagtttttaaaaattttaaaggaaatctcTAAATTTGTGTGATTTTCCTAAATTGTGtgactttttcctattttttatcattgcaaaatataccaaaataaaaattttgatcttcatttttttaaagtacagttcAATCATATCAAATACTTTTATAATCTTTTAGAGCCATCAGTACTCTTTATCTAAatgttttcatcttgcaaaagtGAAGCTTTTACAGTTGTATCCAGCTGAAGCACATAAGGACCAGAACTTTGACTGCAGGTCTTCACACACTGTATAATCTGTTTGAAGGGTTTTTGTTCTGATAGAAAAAAGTGGACTTGTTTTACCCAAAATTGAAACTCTTGAGTCACTCTATTTTATCCAAGGTTGTGTATGGTTAGTATAGGCTCCCTAAATAACTCATTTTTATACTCAATATCTCTGAGTTGTCATCAGCTACTCATTCAGTAAATtatttcactggtaaattctctcttcactggtaaatttcaaatatgtatttttaagtgcCCCTTTTTTGTAGAATACTTTATTTTCCTATGCAGtgaagcatttgtttttctccttattCTAATATTTAATGCATTAAAGAGTAAAATTCAATTACTGATGTAGACATTTCTTGTGTCACTTATTATTTCAGAGGAATGGCTTCTAAAATAGGTTATGTGTTATATCAAAATTTCTTAGATAAGTTAGCCTTTATAGGTGCCAATATGATTGTGAATTTATGAGGCAGTAGTAAGTAAtggtttggaaaataaaaacttatgaAACACTAATTTTTCCACCCAATATTAAGAaatcattacaaaatattttggcTGCATTACAGATGGAACTTTATGGTACCATGCCAAATAAATTAAACTCTCAACCATTGTGAAGAAGGTGATAGGTCCTGATACtcagaaaaatatacaataaataacAAACATGGCAGGGAGAAAATGGAACAGTGACCTCTATTCCCACAGCAAGATTTATCCCATTAAAATGTGTCATTCAGCAAggtatattaaaattaatgtaaacAACAAAGAAGGTAAATGATAGTTTCTATCAATAAGTAGGAAGACATTTTTCACTCCTTTAACTAGGGAGACTAAATattacagtttttctttgtcttccctTGTggagatatattttttttactttctaatgATATCATTTATTAGTTATCATGTAATATGATATAATGAAtcaactataatttaaatatttaatttaaatttcccaATACATAAATGCTATAAATAAAGACATCATATGTATCACTATATTTCATTCAATTGAATAAATTCGTTAGTAGAGCCTAAAGTTGATATCCACATTGGATTTGTTAAGGATTCTTTGGAGGAATTATTGATACTGTTAATATTTGGTGAATCCTAAACATAAATCTAAAATGATCTTTATCAGTATCATTGATCATATCCATTCATTAAAGCAGATACTAGAAGAATTTCATTTTATACAGGGTGAATTGAAAGCATAATGTAAAATGAAGTGAATTTTCATAAGAAAATTGCACAAGTCTCAACTGAGCTGTTTAGGAGGGTGCAGCCTAGTATGTAAAACCCAGTAAGGCAgtgtttttctatatatttgcaACTCATTCAGTGTCCCAGGAATGCACCTAAACAAGAACTTTATTACTTatgagaaaaaaagtttattagTACTTTTCTTACAGCTTCCTTGACCTGTTTGTTTCTAAGACTGTAAAGGATGGGATTCAAGAATGGAGGGACTATGGTGTAAAATGAAGATAGAATCATGTCCTGGATGGTTTCAGATGCTACGGAAGGCTTCAGGTACACATAGGTTACGGTGATGAGGAAGACAGACACCACCAGGATGTGAGGGACACACGTGGAAAAGGCCTTGCCTCGCTCTCTGGTTGGAAACTTCCGCACAGTGGAAAATATGTGAATGTAGGAcatgatgattaaaaaaaagcagcCACCACAAACCACAATAGCAGAGATAAAAAGTAAGAGGAAATTGTTGAAGGTGTCAGAGCAGGAGAGCCTCAGCAGAGAGGGGATGTCACAGAAGAACTGATGGACCACGTTGGACTGACAGAAGGACAGCCGGAATGTGTTACCTGTGTGCACAGCTGCATAGATGAGGCCACTGAGCAGGGAGAACAGTGTTGCCCAGACACAGAATCTTTGGTTCATGATGACGGGGTagaggaggggctggcagatggccacatagcggtcatggGCCATGACGGTGAGGAAGAGAAACTCTACATATGCACAATAAATGACCAGGAAGATCTGAGCTGCACAGCCAGCCACTGAAATGGCCCTGTTGTTAGTGAGGGAGTTGATACAGGCATTGGGGACAGTCACAGAAATGTAGCACACATCTAAGATGGACAGgttcctgaggaagaagtacatgggcgtGTGAAGGTTCTGGTCAAATGTAGTAGCGGTGACGATGAGAAGATTCCCTAACAAGGTGGCCAAGTACATCAGAAGAAAGAACATGGGTTGTAGGAACCTTATTTCTCCCCTTTTAATGAATCCCATGAGGAGAAACTCAGTCACCATGGTGTAATTGGTCATTTTCTGGAAATGATATTTGACCTGGAATGCAGAAGgtataaacaatgaaatatatgGCTTAGAaacacatttcacaaaattctttaaatatttcagttgaTTGTGTTTCCCTCCATTGTGTCAGGTTGGCCTTTGTGTAAAGAAAATGCCCATCATTATTAGTATTTTGATATGCTcagtttattttcaattattgATTATATGGGAAAATTGTAATGGTGTGGTTGTCCCATCTCATCTGATTATGTTATTCAGTGTTCATAGTTTATCAATCATATACAGCCCATGAGctttattatttaagaaagatGTCATGATTCAAACATAAGTTTAAATATACAACTcactatatatatagtttatgtaTTGCTTagacataaaagagaatgaaacttgccatttgcaaccacatgggttgggctgcagaaaaggatgctaagtgaaataagtcaaagacaaataccatataatttcatttgtatttggaatctaaaacacaaaacccAAGAAATAAACATCCCAATCTGAAAGGCactcatacatacagagaacaaactggtggttgctggGAAGAGTGGGGATGAGGGGTGGGTGAGATAGGTGAAGACAAGGGCCATGAACTTCcatttacaaaatgaataaatcacaCAGATATATTTACAGCATAGAGATTGTAGccataacattttaataatgttattCCAAGAATGTTAACTAGACCTATCATGGTGATGATGtcataatgtttaaaaatattgtatcactattttgcacacctgaaactaatacagtatTATATGTCAATATTAACTTGAAAATAAGGGAACACATCACCATGAAAAATACACCGAGTTTTTAATAATAGTTATAAAAGCAGTGTAACATAATAGGTTATCTTGTAATATTATTctcaatgaatatatttttactcaTAAATAACTCAAAAATGTTTACACTATTTACTGCCaccttaaattaataaattttttgTAGGTCTGACATAGGAAAACCCTTATGCACCTGTGAGAAGTACAAGctaaagttttaattatttaacttttttaatgCTTACTCAGGATAATTCAAGAACTATTGAAAGCACCAAAGTTTAATTGGAAGAATAAATATACTGTCTTGTAAGTGCCTTATTTCAATGAGGGTACAATACATAATATGTTTTCTTATTCAAAGATTCAgagatttgtgtttttcttatttgtgtttaaaaagtatttaaaaattaaaatcatgggtcctaaaaaaaaatagtagacaATGTGCAATCATCCTTTTCAAGATGGTTACATGGAATGtttagatatatatttaaaatgttcaaaatgtcATAGAACTACAGAGACATTTTGATTTTTACACTAAAGCAATCACCATTTGTAACTCCAACAAAAATGGATATTGTCCACTAGTGTTATTGACTGAGCTCTATTGTTGTACTCTTCTATGTAACAAAAATactatttgaaaatttctttcttcatttattttattgttcattCATATGTTCAATCAAAAAACTGTAAAGAGTTTGAAGAAGTGAGGTATAAGAATCACATATGAGAAAATGCATCTATAAActatattattattgttagttCAGACCTTAGATATATTCTCCAACTAAAACAAAAGTAATTTTGATTTCTTTACAAAGCCAACTAAGTTTTAGCAAAATATATAGTTAacataattttggaaaatataatcataaaaatatggACTGAAGTAAACCCACCTGAGATGTAGAGTATGTGAACCCTCAATGTAAATTTGcaggtgaaaaaataaaatatgaaattttaaataaaacaaggattaaatggaaatgaaagataTATAAATGTATGATAAATAGGATATCTCCAAATTCCAAAAATATTCATGgagacaatttaaaatattttcccttttacatTAGTATTTGGTAAATGTAAAGAGTTCCCCATTCATAAAGCCTTTTATACTtctgtaaaataatgaaatttacaGTTCTTCtcttcaaatataaaaacaattgaCTTGAGAATCTCCAAGATTACAAATGATTTTTAAGTTACTGTTCCTCATGTTAAAAAGTTAACTACTGCTATTTACAAACACATTGGAAAATATTGAAGTGAAGAATTTAACTTTGGAAAATTCAAATGTGCTTTTGAATATTGTACTTTATATTGAATATACTACAaattgtacatacatacacaactaCACAgctatgtgtgtgcatatatgcaaatgtatttctatttataatactCCTTAGTTCATATAACTAAAAGGGCTTTTAAAGATCCATAAGTGTTGATTGTCtagatgaaatattaaaataagtgaTCCATTTGTTTCAACAAATTTCCTCAGTTCCAGTCCAAAGAACTAATTATTCTTGTCATGGATAACTGCCTGTCTATAGCAAACAGAATGCAATAACAAATCATGCTATTTTCAAATTTCAGTGGAGGAGAGAATACATGTTCTATTGTAATTAAATACACCTAAATTTTATACTAAAGCCAGGTATATAAATTAAGGTAAAGAATACTTGTACACTTCTGTAGAATTCTGAAAAATGATAACAAACAGTAAATGAATTCAAATAGTTTAATATTGCAAATTACTAGTAATACATACAATACCTAATTCCTTTGGTGGAATTACCTTAAAACAAGCAGTAATTGTTGACTCAATGTTTACTTAATGCATATAAAActatttacttaatatatttaatagCATTTGAtttttaacatagtaaaaatgGTCAAGTTACAAGATATACAGAGATCCAAGACCCAGTATTTACTATTTAATTAGGATACTTGGGTTCTTGTGTGTAAGAAACTGGCTTTTTAATGTCCATTTCTACTCTTCATTAATGAAGTACTGAAAATCAATGTAACATAACCAGGAATATGTAACACAAGTCATATTTTATAGGAATTCTCTAAGCCTagtattttcattaaataattaaatgttcaATTACTGGGATTTCTTAGCTTTAATTAAATAATCAAttgttttacaaaacaaaataacatgagACACTGAGTTGGCACTCTGCATATTTTTGCCATTTAGACCCACgtccatatttaaaataaaaaaattctcaaatgaGGTAAAAGATTGCAGGGAGACCAGAGTGTGAGGTGAAGGGAGACacgtggaaagagaaaaaagagcagCCACCAGCCACTTACCCCTGCAGATTGCATGTTCATGATCTAAGTGGGAGCAAAGACCATTGTAGTGTGCTTCTCAAAGTCAACATTTTGAAGTAGTTTATGTGTATTTTCCTATTCAGACAGGAATTGAGAACTTCATCAGATGAAAAGTGAACTACCTTTAGGTTCTGGAAGAGGCCTTTCATGGGCTTCTTTATATAATATTGTAGACAGATCTGTGCCACCAACTTCAGAGCCCCTGGGAACAGAGTTCTTACAACTCATGGTTGGTCAGCTACCCAAGGGTAAGTTCAAACAGATAATGATCTCTAGAACACAGTGAGTGAGACACAATTAAAGTAGGAGAATGAAGACAATCATTGAGTAAGTATATATAGCATCTTATATAAATGTGcgtgattactgtagctctgaGGGGCAGGGTGTTCTCAGCCCGGGACGAGTTAGATATGAATCAGGTAAAACGGAAGTAAGTCAAGGGAAATGATGGGTTGGCATAAAAAGTTTATTCCTTACAGTGATTTATCCCCCAAGTGATTGAAATTCTGCCATTAATCCGTAATTGCTAAGTTAATAAAAGAATACAAGTAGGGAACATGTGTGTCTCCTCGCGTTCACTGGGTACATCTGCATGGATCTCCCAGATCATACTGTATATTCCATGGAGCCCTGATTTCCTGTGTCCGCCCTGATCTGCCCGTAGAGACGGTCTTGATGATTGTCTCTGTCAAATACAGTTGTTCGTACCTGATGTGTCCCCTCCACCGCCCCGAG includes:
- the LOC118973858 gene encoding olfactory receptor 14C36-like, which gives rise to MTNYTMVTEFLLMGFIKRGEIRFLQPMFFLLMYLATLLGNLLIVTATTFDQNLHTPMYFFLRNLSILDVCYISVTVPNACINSLTNNRAISVAGCAAQIFLVIYCAYVEFLFLTVMAHDRYVAICQPLLYPVIMNQRFCVWATLFSLLSGLIYAAVHTGNTFRLSFCQSNVVHQFFCDIPSLLRLSCSDTFNNFLLLFISAIVVCGGCFFLIIMSYIHIFSTVRKFPTRERGKAFSTCVPHILVVSVFLITVTYVYLKPSVASETIQDMILSSFYTIVPPFLNPILYSLRNKQVKEAVRKVLINFFSHK